The genomic stretch TATTTAATTCTTTTTTTAATTAGACAATAATTAAGATTAAATATGTGTGACTAATTAAAATATGAAATTCATCGTGATATATTTAATAGTGTGTAAGTCCAATGTTCCACGCTCCTATATTTTTCTTTGGAGGTAGAATCCACAACTATATATAAAATAAATGtcaaaaaataattaattattaaaaaagACAATTAGATATTATTTGTCTAACCTCAcaattttaattttaaatctttttatttgtttaattgaattatttgtgaatttttatttatatatgaaattttatttttattaagtaTCATATGAACTTAAGTTTTTGTATATAAAATTTgaaactaaaataaataaataaataaaagagttGAAGTTTTAATTAAACCATAAAAAGATAATTTTAgataaatttattaaaaataaatataaaaatatatttaaaattttaaataatttttatgCCCAATAAATAAGTTAAAAGTGTAGAAAATAACAAGTATACgtacaaataaaaataaaaacaataacTTATTAGTAGAAATGAAAGATAACAATGAAAAGCTAAATGATATCTTATTATTAAGAATTGTATTATCTTTCCATTAATAAGAATTTTAAATAGTATTGATAAAATAATGTTGAAGAATAATATTGTTGATAGAATAATATCATCTTCTCATTAATTGTATAACAATTAAAGTTATTgtataaaaattaaaattattgtATAAAGATGAAATTGATTGATTTTATTatcaaaatattaaaaaaattaataatgaTAACTTTCTTTGGTACAAATTGATAATTTcaatttaataaataattttgcatgttaaaaatttgtttatttataatttttattaataacttcaaattttttataataatatGTCAAACAAATTTATGAAACTTATTTCTATACAATTTTTGTAAACTTTTTGCATAACCATGTTTAAAAGCTCAACATGAACAGGACGAGAGATTTTGTAAACTTTTTATCTATACAACTTTTTGCTACAAATATGAAATGATtgtaaaaaaaatatatttgacccaataaagaaaataaattattaaatatCATATGTCAATTCAAAAAGGAGATCTAAATCTGAATATTTTGCATAACTATGTTTAAAACTTCATAGCTCGCGTGTTGATTCAAATTGACAATTCGTTTCTTCGATTTTGTTAGAATACCATAGACGTTAGATATATGACGAACGAAATAAAGCTGTATTACAAAAAcaaatcaaaaataaaataatgatCACAATTCATGACAAATAGATTTAAAATTAGTAAAATACATTATGATGAAAATAAATACGTTATCCTTACTTAAGAACTAATCACAGCGAACAATACATAGAAATCAAGTATCAAATAACATATTCAATATGAAATAATAGAGTTATAACTTTGAATCAAAGTGATAtgaaattttattttcaaagaacacaaattaaacaaaactaaCTAAATTAGAGTGAGgatttaagaaaaataattataagTCAAAGGACATATCACAATGATGTTGACACGGCGGTGTGTGACAAGCGAAAGGGAACCCTGATTCTAATTCAATTGAAACCTAAAAGAAAGGGATTACGTTTGTGATTATTTAAAATTGATTTAGAGAAAGTTCTTTAATTCTGAACAAAATTTTTCAAGTTTGATTGATTGAGAGGAGAATTGAGAGAGAAGATGCAATGATCGTGAAATCCTAATATATTTTACAAGCGTAGGTTTTACCAGCGCACTTTTCTAAATTTTATCGgcaattttaattatttatttattgtgTATATAATTTTTTCAAATCAAATTAGATACAAACTTAAATTTTGGTATCAAATATAATATTTCTAAAAGCATCTCTCTCTCTTACATTAGATACTAGGTTTTTTAAAAATGGGTATTAACTATTAACATTAAAATTagaattttcattttaattacaAAATTGTCATTGTATATAAATTTTATatctttttttaataaaataGGTATTATATCAATAATTCTAATGTTATTTATGTACTAGTGCATGTTTGACTTGTCATGATACtttagttgtcatcatcaaaagttGATGTTCTTTTTTAAAAGCATATCATCTGCAAAATAAGGTTTCATAACCATGAGTCCCCAAATGATGCAATAGAACCTGAAGTCCCTGAAGCCCAGGAGGAACCCACTACCGATGTCCCTTTATAGAATTATCCAGGAACACCTCCTTACTTCATCTCTATGTAGACCATGTTGCTAGGCATGTTTGAAAAGGAGAGGtatatttattttcttttgcaaTATATATGTTTTCACCTAATTAAATTGTATTGATGGTGATATTTTCTTTTTACAATGTACATGTTTGAAATAGGTAAAACACGATAGGAAGATATTGGAGTTGCCATAACCCACTGCTTCTTGGTTCGTTGATGTTATTCGCTATTCCAATCCTGCCAATATTTTGCCGCATACATGACCATAAACCACGACATACATGCGACTTTTGCAGAGATGTGACATTCAAAGACGTCATCTTTCCGCATTCCTATAGAAGAGATTATCATCAACTTGGAAGACGTATCATGCCTTCTGCATCATAAGGGGAAATTACTGGGCCGCAGAAGGATCACTCAAGAGGAAGCCATCGAGATGAAGGTCACCCATTTAGGGGATATCCCAGCTAAGGCTTCAAGGGAGGCAATTGACACAAGCGGTGTTCATGTAAAATTTAGTTTTTTGGAAAAGATTTATAAAGACCATATGAAGTGGGTTGCTAATGCCGAAGGTGATGATCTGCAGGTTGGATACCATCGAAATTGCGCATTAAGGTGTTACCTCTTGTTCTTGGTTTACACTTTTATTTTTTTGGACAAAAGTGCAACCTGCATCGATGTGATATATCTTTAGTACTTTATCGAGTTGAGTGAGATTCACAAGTACAATTGAGGGCCCACCATTTTGGTATACCTGTACACGAAGCTAGGTGAAGATTACCTTTGGAAGACAAAGTAGATGACAGGGTGATGCACGCTACTTATTGTAATTTACTGTTACTAATATTTTCATATTCATTTATTGCAGTTGTTATTAATATTATATATGAACCATTTTTAGGGATGAATCATTTTCCATTTCCTCCGTGTCACCGGGTGGGAAGTTGTGCCTGCCTACAATGAGGATTAGCCACGTGCTGCCGCATTTCTTCAGTACAAGGGAATAATGTGGTCGAGCCATTCATAGTGTATTTTGACCTTTATTTACTAGATGATGTTGCATTTTGCCCATACGAGGGTCACCACGTGACGCGTCTATTGGACCTTATTTCCTTATACTCCAGATGACTGCATGTGGGTAATATCTTACGTATCCTTATCTTACCGAGTGATTATTGCACCAGTTTGTCTATTTGCATATTATTCTGAGACACCAGAGGCTCCTAGAAGACCACGTAGGCCAACTAATCAAGAGGTACTTAAGGCTTGGGATGACCACATCGAGGGCGTATCGGCGGTCTATCAACGTGTTATGGAGATGGGTAGAGCAGTCATATAGTCACGACTCTTTAAGGATGATAGTTCCCAGTTGACCCTTATGGGGAGCATGATTGCCGAGTTATGTAATGTCGTGCAGTACAGGCGGAGGAGAAGACAAGGGGTTAAGCATACCCAATAATTTAGGATTAaatgcattattattttttgtaatttCGAAAAGATGTTATGTATGGTATTCACTTTTTTGAATTTACTTTAATTAATGCATGACTTTTTACTTTCATTTCACTTTAATACAacttatttaatttaatataacTCGCCCTAAAAAAATTACAATCATGTGACAATGGTGTTGGTCTGAAATGATTCAGGAGGTTTCTAGAGTTGCATCTCCGAAAAATCACCCCTTGTAATTAACACATTTCTAATACCTTTTAAAGGACTTTATGgaacatttcaaagatgcataTCCGGATACACTAAAATAATATACTGAGATGCATCTCTGGAGCTATCCAAATAATATACTAAGATGCATCTCCAgactatattttattcaaaatGGGGTGAATCTCTGAAAAGAAATGACTGATGTGATTTTGGGTACCCTTATGTGTGTATCCCACACCCTTGAAAATCCGAAAATACCCTTCATGCatttgaagatgcatctccggacgcaCATAAGATTACACTAACAAAGGCGTTATAAGTGAGATACCTTTATTTTGTGAAATTTTAGATGTGTTCGAAGATATATCTCCGTAATATGTAAAACACCACATCTCATTGTATGAACCTACATTACTTTTGCTGCATGTGATGATTTATTTGCCATTGTACTTTATGCATTTTAAGGTCATTTAATGTTAAATACTGTTTGTCGATAAAAGCTTGCGGTctgaaaaaaaatattttaaaatgaaGTGATATCTTCCCTAAGGGAGAAGCATTTTTCGATCATGGTGATTTTTCAAAATTATGATTGTCAGTCATTAAATTACTGAAGCTATAAATTAGAAATCAACATAACATAACTTTAAATTGATAAATAAGCTGTAGTATTTTAATGATACAAAATTTCTGTTTTGTGTTTTTCTTTTTACCTGATATTATCCTCTACTCTTTATCTCCATAAAAGTTATTTGAATTTCAGCATAATGTGTTATGCATATTAAGGAGATACATTTCCGAACACCGTCTAAAGATGAATTTTCGGACACATCTAAAACTTTATAAATAAACATGTCTAAATAATTTCTGCTAAAATATAGGTTAAAAAAAAGCgttcgaagatgcatctccggacacTAGAAGCAGTTTGACTTTTCATAGTGTAAGAGAAGATATAAGGGTCGAAAGAGAGTAGCCCTTATAAATTAGTTTATTGGGCTTGTAAAAGAAACCCTAAGTCATTGAGCCCACTATCACCAAGAATGGGCCCATTATgataaacaaaatataaaaaaacacaaaaatgAAACATGCGTTATTTATAACAAGAAAAAAACACAAGCGAGTTCGTTTTAGGGTTTATATTGCGGCAGAGCACTCTTTCGCTGTCTCTCCACTCCCCTCATCACCATGGTACGTTATCAACTTCTTACCCGTTCTACATTTTTATCAATCTCTTCATTCCATAACATACTCATGTGTGCTAATTTGTTCAGATCATATCAGAGAAGAATCGCAAAGAAATCTGCAAATACCTCTTTCAAGGTATATTCAACACAAATCATCATAATCACTTAGTTCATGTGATTCAGTTTGATCTTAATTTTGTTTTTTGAATTGTTGAGTTCAGAGGGTGTATGCTACGCCAAGAAAGATTTCAATTTGGCAAAGCACCCAGAAATCGATGTTCCCAATTTGCAGGTGATTAAGCTTATGCAAAGCTTCAAATCCAGGGAATATGTTAGGGAAACTTTTGCGTGGATGCATTATTACTGGTTCCTTACAAACGATGGAATTGAGTTTCTCAGAACTTACCTAAATCTTCCTTCTGAAATTGTACCTGCCACTTTGAAGAAACAGGCTAAGCCTGCTGGTAGACCTTTCGGTGGTCCACCCGGTGATCGCCCTAGGTATTTTATCATTCATAAGTATCTGCAATGTGTtgtgttttttagggttttgaaTTTTGATTAAGTGGTTGGTTGTAAATTGGTTAATTTATGAATAGGGGTCCATCAAGATTTGAAGGGGAACGTAGATTTGGAGGTGACCGAGATGGATACCGGGGAGGTCCTAGAGGACCTGGTGGTGAATTTGGAGGAGACAAGGGAGGTGCTCCTGCTGATTACAGACCCTCATTTGGGGTAAGCTTATTTTGTATATCAATGCCACTCTATAGTTCATGTTATTGATTTGTTGTTGGCCTTGTTTTAGTATCTTTTTTTACTATCGAAGATGATGTTAGTAACCAATTTATGTAAAGTTGTGTATATAGAATGTCTTGTTGCCTTGATTAGGAGGAAATGTGTAAATGATTCTGTTTTGTATAGTTGTTTTAATTTTTCAATTATGTGGAGGAACTCATGTTATTTCATGTTTGAACTTACTTTTAGGAGAGCCATGAGTGATTTTGAGGACTTACAAATGATTTTGGTGTAAGGGAATTCTCAACTAGGGTTGAGTTTTGACTCATTGATTTTAGTTGTAGCTTTTGCCGTCAAACATGATTAAACACTTAAGTTAATTATTCAGCTCACTTGTTCGTAAACATATGTGAACATGAGTTTGTTTACCTTAAACTTACTATTAATCAAAATCAATTTTTACTTCCGTCAAACCAAACACATACAATATCTAATGTAGCATCCTATAAACTTTTGATCTATGGTGTCCCTGCAATTTATGTGTGATCTATGTCAAGTTTTAAATTTGACTTGCAGTTTTGAAGTTTACTTGGATGTGTTGTGTGACATCCCCTCATGTACTTGGATGTGctttttcaaatttttgttttGACCATAAGACAATTGTGTACTTTGATTATTGTAGTTTACATCTGATTTGAGTTGTGATGCTTTTGTTGTTTTCATAGCCATGTGTAGTCTTCATGTTCATAACTGCAAGTCAAATTGTTCCTGTGTATACAATGGTGTCTATTCTGGATTCACTCCCATTGTTTTCTTGTTGAAATTTTCCTGATTCAATTGATCTATC from Lathyrus oleraceus cultivar Zhongwan6 chromosome 7, CAAS_Psat_ZW6_1.0, whole genome shotgun sequence encodes the following:
- the LOC127104238 gene encoding 40S ribosomal protein S10-1, translating into MIISEKNRKEICKYLFQEGVCYAKKDFNLAKHPEIDVPNLQVIKLMQSFKSREYVRETFAWMHYYWFLTNDGIEFLRTYLNLPSEIVPATLKKQAKPAGRPFGGPPGDRPRGPSRFEGERRFGGDRDGYRGGPRGPGGEFGGDKGGAPADYRPSFGGPGGRPGFGRGSGGFGAPTSSNDA